A region of Bacteroidota bacterium DNA encodes the following proteins:
- a CDS encoding Vat family streptogramin A O-acetyltransferase — protein MHGPAPTNPHPMKGFDQICYIKNTVSNPQIEIGDYTYYDDPESAEQFENNVLYLFPFIGDRLIIGKFCALARGVKFIMNGANHKMDGFSTYPFYIFGEGWEKATPEPGTLPNKGNTVIGNDVWIGYDTLIMPGVTIGDGAIIASRSVVTTDVPAYAIAGGNPAKVIRLRFPEDTITTLLSIAWWNWDIKKITRNLEAITKADLRMLRQAE, from the coding sequence ATGCACGGACCCGCACCGACAAATCCCCATCCCATGAAAGGATTTGACCAAATCTGCTATATCAAAAACACGGTATCCAATCCTCAAATTGAAATAGGTGATTATACCTACTACGACGATCCGGAGAGCGCTGAGCAATTCGAAAACAATGTGCTCTACCTGTTTCCATTTATTGGCGACAGGCTCATTATCGGAAAATTCTGTGCACTCGCGCGTGGCGTTAAGTTTATCATGAACGGAGCGAATCATAAAATGGATGGCTTCTCTACGTATCCGTTCTACATTTTCGGGGAAGGCTGGGAAAAAGCAACGCCTGAGCCGGGTACCCTGCCAAACAAAGGCAACACTGTAATCGGCAATGATGTGTGGATTGGGTATGACACGCTCATCATGCCGGGAGTTACCATTGGCGACGGCGCCATCATTGCGTCCCGATCTGTGGTAACAACCGATGTGCCGGCGTACGCCATAGCCGGAGGCAATCCAGCCAAAGTCATTCGCCTACGATTTCCCGAGGACACCATTACAACACTGCTCAGCATTGCCTGGTGGAACTGGGATATAAAAAAAATCACCCGCAACCTGGAGGCAATTACCAAAGCAGATCTACGCATGCTTCGACAGGCCGAGTAA